The Chitinivibrionia bacterium genome has a window encoding:
- a CDS encoding fumarate hydratase codes for MRKITCNEILTAVEKLCAEAAFNLPCDVYLALKEAAVREDGDLSRSLIFQCVKNADIAAKNRVPICQDTGFAVVFAEVGRNLTVEGEDDLCTAIQKGVRLGYEKHYLRKSIVSDPLFERKNTGDNSPAIIHSDIVEGDGLKIILAPKGGGSENCSALKMLKPSDGEQGVIDFVVNTVISAGGNPCPPVIVGIGIGGTAEKCMEIAKRALLRPIVGAYCIRPNDGDTNDGDNNLGVCNTPLQNKYKNLEQKILEKINESGVGAQGLGGKTTALAVHIETHPTHIACLPVAVAINCHVARHSEVVL; via the coding sequence ATGCGAAAGATTACTTGTAATGAAATTTTGACGGCGGTCGAAAAACTGTGTGCCGAAGCGGCTTTTAACTTGCCGTGCGATGTTTATCTCGCCCTTAAAGAAGCGGCAGTTCGAGAGGACGGCGACTTATCGCGTTCGCTTATTTTCCAATGTGTCAAAAACGCCGACATCGCCGCAAAAAATCGGGTACCTATATGCCAAGACACAGGATTTGCCGTTGTTTTTGCAGAGGTTGGCAGAAATTTGACCGTTGAGGGTGAAGACGATTTATGCACCGCTATCCAAAAAGGTGTTCGTTTAGGCTACGAAAAACACTACCTGAGAAAATCAATAGTAAGCGACCCTCTTTTTGAGCGAAAAAATACAGGCGACAACAGTCCTGCAATAATTCATTCAGACATTGTTGAAGGCGACGGGCTTAAAATTATCCTCGCGCCAAAGGGCGGCGGTAGCGAAAACTGCTCCGCGCTGAAAATGCTGAAACCCTCCGACGGCGAGCAAGGCGTTATCGATTTTGTGGTAAACACGGTAATATCCGCAGGCGGAAACCCCTGTCCGCCCGTAATTGTAGGCATAGGAATAGGCGGCACCGCCGAGAAATGTATGGAAATTGCAAAACGGGCGTTGTTGCGCCCAATCGTAGGGGCGTATTGCATACGCCCAAATGACGGCGACACAAATGACGGCGACAATAATTTGGGCGTATGCAATACGCCCCTACAAAATAAATACAAAAATCTGGAACAAAAAATCCTCGAAAAAATAAACGAAAGCGGAGTAGGCGCGCAAGGATTGGGTGGAAAAACAACCGCTCTTGCCGTACATATAGAAACGCACCCAACGCATATTGCCTGTTTGCCTGTAGCGGTGGCGATAAATTGCCACGTGGCAAGGCATTCGGAAGTGGTGTTATGA
- a CDS encoding D-alanine--D-alanine ligase yields MKKIAVIMGGPSAEHEISLKTGFQIVNNLDRKKYDVSAIVVSVDKKFFFAKNTEELSANDIENFENSPLFDSGRSPCDCASLWEGTDLAFLALHGEFGEDGVIQGYLQTLGIKHTGCGVVSSAIGMHKILAKKVFESSGIPTPSYSVFRKGDGDNKIREILARYSFPLFVKAPQSGSSKLMYRVKTEEELRQAIEKLKDECKSILVEAGIKGDEFSCPVLEKDGVPAALTPIYIKPKNAEGYFDYNAKYLGESEEICPPPHDKETIDLVKRVAVAVHTALECDGYSRTDIIVSNECAFVLEVNTLPGMTSASLFPLAFSVDGGNFSGLLDRIIENA; encoded by the coding sequence ATGAAAAAAATTGCAGTAATAATGGGCGGTCCTTCGGCTGAGCACGAAATATCGCTCAAAACAGGCTTTCAAATTGTGAACAATTTAGATAGAAAAAAATATGACGTTTCAGCAATAGTCGTCAGCGTTGATAAAAAATTCTTCTTTGCAAAAAACACAGAGGAACTTTCAGCTAACGATATAGAAAACTTTGAAAATTCTCCGCTTTTTGACAGCGGGCGCTCCCCTTGCGACTGCGCCTCTTTGTGGGAAGGCACAGACCTTGCATTTTTGGCGCTTCACGGCGAATTCGGTGAAGACGGCGTTATTCAAGGTTATTTACAAACGCTCGGAATAAAACATACGGGCTGTGGCGTAGTGTCATCAGCTATAGGAATGCACAAAATTTTGGCGAAAAAGGTATTTGAATCAAGCGGAATACCAACGCCCTCCTACTCGGTTTTTCGAAAAGGCGACGGGGATAACAAAATAAGGGAAATTTTAGCAAGATATTCATTTCCGCTTTTTGTAAAAGCTCCGCAATCAGGCTCAAGCAAACTTATGTATCGCGTAAAAACCGAAGAAGAGTTAAGGCAGGCGATAGAAAAATTAAAAGACGAATGCAAATCAATACTTGTAGAAGCAGGCATTAAAGGCGACGAATTTTCTTGCCCCGTCCTCGAAAAAGACGGTGTCCCTGCCGCGCTTACTCCGATATACATAAAGCCGAAAAATGCCGAGGGGTATTTTGACTACAATGCAAAATATTTGGGCGAAAGCGAAGAAATCTGTCCGCCGCCGCACGATAAAGAAACCATCGATTTGGTAAAAAGAGTAGCTGTTGCCGTTCACACTGCGCTTGAATGCGACGGATATTCGCGCACAGATATTATAGTAAGCAACGAGTGCGCTTTTGTCTTGGAAGTAAACACGCTTCCCGGAATGACATCTGCCTCACTTTTTCCGTTGGCGTTTAGTGTTGACGGCGGAAATTTCAGCGGTCTCTTAGACAGAATTATAGAAAACGCGTAG
- a CDS encoding response regulator produces the protein MKTVIAVDDQYLSLIKIEQALEDYFNVLTATSAERFFALLEKVKPDLILLDIQMAETNGFDICKQLKESDKEYSKIPVIFLTAKTDPEDEDFGFQLGAVDFITKPFSKQRLINHVKTHINIDALIRKRTDTLKQREREIRNIRNEIVSVLSELIESRDEVTGGHVTRTADYTRILIEGLIEKGYYSEEIQDWIISTMCTSAALHDVGKITVSDIILNKPGKLTDEEFREIKKHAMEGENIIEKIISRTGVGDAFLHNAKLFAGQHHEKWNGTGYPRGLREEEISLQGRIMAIADVYDALVSDRPYKKAFTHQKAVEIIMSEAGKHFDPKLTQLFGEINYKFLEVRENHDD, from the coding sequence ATGAAGACCGTTATCGCAGTAGATGACCAATATCTCAGTTTAATAAAAATAGAACAGGCGTTAGAAGATTATTTTAACGTGCTTACAGCGACAAGCGCCGAGAGATTTTTTGCGCTTCTTGAGAAAGTAAAACCTGACCTGATACTTTTAGATATTCAAATGGCGGAAACAAACGGCTTTGACATTTGCAAACAATTAAAGGAAAGCGACAAAGAATATTCAAAAATCCCTGTAATATTTTTGACCGCCAAAACCGACCCTGAAGACGAAGATTTCGGGTTTCAACTGGGGGCGGTGGACTTTATTACAAAACCGTTTTCCAAACAACGACTTATAAATCACGTAAAAACCCACATAAACATAGACGCGCTCATCCGTAAGAGAACAGACACCTTAAAGCAAAGGGAGCGAGAAATCCGAAATATTCGCAACGAAATAGTATCAGTATTGTCGGAACTAATCGAAAGCAGAGACGAAGTAACGGGCGGACACGTCACAAGAACTGCCGATTACACCCGTATCTTAATTGAAGGACTAATTGAAAAAGGATATTATTCCGAAGAAATACAGGACTGGATTATCTCAACTATGTGTACTTCGGCAGCGTTGCACGACGTAGGAAAAATAACGGTTTCGGATATAATTCTGAACAAACCGGGAAAGCTTACCGACGAGGAATTCAGAGAAATTAAAAAACACGCTATGGAAGGCGAAAATATTATAGAAAAAATTATATCAAGAACAGGAGTAGGCGACGCGTTTTTGCATAATGCCAAATTGTTTGCAGGACAACACCACGAAAAATGGAACGGCACGGGTTATCCTCGCGGCTTGCGTGAAGAGGAAATTTCTTTGCAAGGCAGAATTATGGCAATAGCCGACGTTTATGACGCGCTTGTATCGGACAGACCGTATAAAAAAGCGTTTACCCACCAAAAAGCCGTAGAAATAATAATGAGCGAAGCTGGCAAGCATTTTGACCCGAAACTTACTCAGCTATTTGGGGAAATTAACTACAAATTTTTAGAAGTAAGAGAAAATCATGACGATTGA
- a CDS encoding response regulator, translating to MTIEPQHTTMPDACILIVDDIRMNIYVAEELLSPYKLKVETALSGFDAIEKIKQGKTYDIIFMDHLMPEMDGIETTKRIRDLGYTKPIIALTANTLSNQEDFFQANGIDALLSKPIEINNLDLILNRFICKEKRTKNADCEKPIDNKANEISAIFVSDAQNSVNIIEKTMSKSPYFSEDDWQLLNVNVHAMKTALAIIGEKQLSAFALKLEEDICAKCKDIVIESTPQFIKSLKQVIEKMEGTVQIKTCNSKNEDTELLQEDLQKIATACEIYDKRTAKHLLNELNQKIWSAETKKMLDEIQKLLWDGDFEKAMGLAKNFSK from the coding sequence ATGACGATTGAACCGCAACATACAACAATGCCCGACGCTTGTATTTTAATAGTAGATGATATAAGAATGAATATTTACGTAGCCGAAGAACTTTTGTCTCCCTATAAATTAAAAGTAGAAACCGCACTAAGCGGGTTTGACGCTATAGAAAAAATTAAACAAGGCAAAACATACGATATTATCTTTATGGATCACTTGATGCCCGAAATGGACGGAATAGAAACGACAAAACGCATTCGCGATTTAGGATATACTAAACCGATTATAGCGCTGACCGCAAACACATTGTCAAACCAAGAAGACTTTTTTCAGGCAAACGGCATTGACGCATTACTTTCAAAACCCATAGAAATAAATAATTTGGACTTGATACTAAATAGATTTATCTGCAAAGAAAAACGGACAAAGAACGCCGACTGCGAAAAACCGATAGACAACAAGGCAAACGAAATCTCCGCGATTTTCGTTTCGGACGCTCAAAATTCAGTTAATATCATAGAAAAAACAATGTCAAAAAGTCCATATTTTTCGGAGGATGATTGGCAGCTTCTGAATGTAAATGTTCACGCTATGAAAACGGCGCTTGCAATTATCGGCGAGAAGCAACTTTCCGCATTCGCTCTAAAACTGGAGGAAGATATTTGTGCCAAATGCAAGGATATTGTTATAGAAAGTACGCCACAATTTATTAAATCATTAAAACAAGTAATCGAAAAAATGGAAGGCACTGTGCAAATAAAAACCTGCAATTCTAAAAACGAGGACACTGAGCTTTTACAAGAAGATTTACAAAAAATAGCTACCGCTTGCGAAATTTATGATAAAAGAACCGCAAAACATCTGCTTAACGAATTAAATCAAAAAATATGGTCGGCAGAAACCAAGAAAATGCTTGACGAAATTCAAAAACTCCTTTGGGACGGCGATTTTGAAAAAGCGATGGGTTTAGCTAAAAATTTTTCCAAATAA